From uncultured Fusobacterium sp., the proteins below share one genomic window:
- a CDS encoding sugar ABC transporter ATP-binding protein — protein MENNVLLKIENLSKSFGENVVLKDINLEVEPGEIVGLVGENGAGKSTLMKAIFGMSVIHETGGYGGKIYFEGKETNFKSPFDALEVGIGMVHQEFSLIPGFKADENIVLNRESTSNSFLEGIFGERIRKIDTKEIEKRADDAVSHLGIKIDSAELINEMPVAHKQFTEIAREIEREKTKLLVLDEPTAVLTEEEAKLLLETMKRLSEKGIAIIFITHRLDEIMSVCDKVVVLRDGLLINSVKTKDTNVNQITEWMIGRKIDNNEATEEVEEKDRKTILNIQELWVDMPGEMVKGLNLEIKEGEILGLGGMAGQGKIGVANGVMGLYPAKGTVEFNGEKLELNNPKYPLDKGIFFVSEDRKGVGLLLESSIEDNIAYPAMQIKGKFFKKRFKLFNMVDEEKIRENAQEYIKKLEIRCMNEKQRAQELSGGNQQKVCLAKAFTMDPKVLFVSEPTRGIDVGAKKLVLDILKEYNATKGTTIIITSSEIEELRSVCDRIAIINEGKVAGILSPKADILEFGKMMVGIKEERDE, from the coding sequence GTGGAAAATAATGTTTTGTTAAAAATAGAGAATTTATCAAAATCTTTTGGGGAAAATGTTGTTTTAAAAGATATCAATCTTGAAGTTGAACCTGGAGAGATTGTAGGATTAGTTGGAGAAAACGGTGCTGGGAAATCAACATTGATGAAAGCTATTTTTGGAATGTCAGTTATTCATGAGACTGGAGGATATGGAGGAAAGATATATTTTGAAGGAAAAGAAACAAATTTTAAATCTCCATTTGATGCTCTTGAAGTTGGAATCGGAATGGTTCATCAAGAGTTTTCTTTAATTCCAGGGTTTAAAGCAGATGAAAATATTGTATTAAATAGAGAATCTACTTCAAATAGCTTTTTGGAAGGTATTTTTGGAGAGAGGATAAGAAAAATTGACACTAAAGAGATAGAGAAAAGAGCAGATGATGCAGTATCTCATTTAGGAATAAAAATAGATTCAGCTGAATTAATTAATGAGATGCCAGTAGCTCATAAACAATTTACTGAGATAGCTCGTGAAATAGAGAGAGAAAAAACAAAACTTCTTGTTTTAGATGAACCAACAGCAGTACTTACAGAGGAAGAGGCAAAACTTCTTTTGGAAACTATGAAGAGATTATCAGAAAAAGGGATAGCAATAATATTTATCACTCATAGATTAGATGAAATAATGTCTGTTTGTGATAAAGTTGTTGTACTGAGAGATGGACTTCTAATCAATAGTGTAAAAACTAAAGATACAAATGTAAACCAAATAACTGAATGGATGATTGGAAGAAAAATTGACAATAATGAAGCTACAGAAGAGGTAGAGGAAAAGGATAGAAAAACTATTCTTAATATCCAAGAACTATGGGTAGATATGCCAGGAGAGATGGTTAAAGGACTTAATCTTGAAATAAAAGAGGGAGAGATTTTAGGACTTGGAGGAATGGCAGGACAAGGGAAAATAGGAGTAGCTAATGGAGTTATGGGACTTTATCCAGCTAAAGGAACAGTTGAATTTAATGGAGAAAAATTAGAGTTAAATAATCCTAAATATCCATTAGATAAGGGAATTTTCTTTGTATCAGAAGATAGAAAGGGAGTTGGACTTCTACTTGAAAGTTCAATAGAGGATAATATTGCTTATCCAGCAATGCAAATAAAAGGTAAATTTTTTAAAAAGAGATTTAAACTTTTCAATATGGTTGATGAGGAAAAAATTAGAGAAAATGCTCAAGAGTATATAAAAAAATTGGAAATAAGATGTATGAATGAAAAACAAAGAGCTCAAGAGCTAAGTGGAGGAAACCAACAAAAAGTTTGTCTAGCTAAGGCATTTACTATGGATCCAAAAGTTTTATTTGTATCAGAACCTACAAGAGGAATAGACGTTGGGGCTAAGAAACTTGTTTTGGATATATTAAAAGAATACAATGCAACAAAAGGAACAACAATTATAATAACATCATCTGAAATAGAAGAATTAAGAAGTGTATGTGATAGAATTGCAATAATAAATGAAGGAAAAGTTGCAGGAATACTATCTCCAAAAGCTGATATATTAGAGTTTGGTAAGATGATGGTAGGAATTAAGGAGGAAAGAGATGAATAG
- a CDS encoding ABC transporter permease: MNSIKSAIKNAGWPRIIIALFLLSMYLISPFIGINLKTAMGDTLVRFGMNAILVLSLVPMIQSGTGLNFGMPLGVEAGLLGAVISIELQLTGIAGFLGAMLFSIPFALLFGWLYGHILNKVKGGEMMIATYIGFSSVAIMCIMWLVLPFKSQDMIWAYGGEGLRTTISVENYWHRVLDKFLHIPSDILPLGEIFCFIILGAIIWIFFRTKTGYAMKAVGTNDKFAKATGIDIDKIRIKSVMMSTVIAAIGIVVYQQSFGFVQLYLAPFYMAFPAIAAILIGGASVNKATILNVIVGTFLFQGILTMTPTVVNNIIQTDMSETIRIIVSNGMILYALTRKEGAGSGK; this comes from the coding sequence ATGAATAGTATAAAAAGTGCCATAAAGAATGCAGGGTGGCCAAGAATAATAATTGCTCTGTTTCTTTTATCAATGTATTTAATTTCTCCTTTTATAGGAATTAATTTAAAAACAGCTATGGGAGATACTTTAGTAAGATTTGGTATGAATGCTATATTGGTTTTATCATTAGTGCCTATGATACAATCTGGAACAGGATTAAACTTTGGAATGCCTTTAGGGGTAGAAGCTGGACTTTTAGGAGCAGTAATAAGTATAGAATTGCAACTTACAGGGATAGCTGGATTTTTAGGAGCAATGTTATTTTCAATACCTTTTGCTTTATTATTTGGTTGGTTATATGGACATATATTAAATAAGGTAAAAGGTGGAGAGATGATGATTGCGACATATATAGGGTTCTCTTCAGTTGCAATTATGTGCATAATGTGGCTTGTTCTTCCTTTTAAAAGTCAAGATATGATATGGGCATATGGTGGAGAAGGGCTACGTACTACTATAAGTGTTGAAAATTATTGGCATAGAGTATTAGATAAATTTTTACATATTCCTAGTGATATTCTGCCATTGGGAGAGATCTTCTGTTTTATCATTTTAGGAGCAATTATTTGGATATTCTTTAGAACAAAAACAGGATATGCAATGAAAGCTGTTGGAACAAATGATAAATTTGCTAAAGCAACAGGAATTGATATTGATAAGATTAGAATAAAATCAGTAATGATGTCAACAGTTATAGCTGCTATTGGAATTGTAGTTTATCAACAAAGCTTTGGATTTGTTCAATTATATTTAGCACCATTCTATATGGCATTTCCAGCTATTGCAGCTATTTTAATAGGTGGAGCATCAGTAAATAAAGCTACTATATTAAATGTAATTGTAGGAACATTCCTTTTCCAAGGGATATTAACAATGACACCTACTGTTGTAAATAATATAATTCAAACAGATATGTCTGAAACAATAAGAATTATAGTATCAAATGGAATGATACTATACGCATTAACTAGAAAGGAGGGTGCTGGAAGTGGAAAATAA
- a CDS encoding ABC transporter permease has product MIIIILLSIPVSGLTIDYLIQEIILRLSRNLFLVLSLLIPIIAGMGLNFGIVLGAMAGQIALIFITDWEVIGLQGFFLAIIISLPIAVFMGYIGGVVLNRAKGREMITSMILGFFINGVYQLIVLYGMGKVIPMRNDSILLSRGYGIRNAIDLKDIRRVLDDGIPLKIAGYSIPVLTILAIVLLCLFIVWFRKTKLGQDMRAIGQDIEVSKASGIATDRTRILAIVISTVLAAIGQIIFLQNIGTMNTYNSHEQIGMFAIAALLIGGATVSKASIPNALSGVILFHTMFVLAPRAGKELIGSAQIGEYFRVFISYGIIALVLILHQWKREKEKEEERRRILEAQTAKKEGNNQ; this is encoded by the coding sequence ATGATAATTATTATCCTTTTATCTATACCAGTATCAGGATTAACAATAGATTATTTGATTCAAGAGATAATTTTAAGACTTTCACGTAATCTATTTTTAGTACTTTCATTGTTAATACCTATTATAGCAGGAATGGGATTGAACTTTGGTATTGTATTGGGAGCAATGGCAGGGCAAATAGCTTTGATATTTATAACAGATTGGGAAGTTATAGGGTTACAAGGTTTCTTTTTGGCTATTATAATATCTCTACCAATAGCAGTTTTCATGGGATATATAGGTGGAGTAGTTTTAAATAGAGCAAAGGGAAGAGAGATGATAACTTCTATGATACTTGGATTCTTTATCAATGGAGTTTATCAACTTATAGTTCTTTATGGAATGGGAAAAGTTATTCCAATGAGAAATGATTCTATACTACTTTCAAGAGGTTATGGAATAAGAAATGCCATAGACTTAAAAGATATAAGAAGAGTTTTAGATGATGGTATACCTTTAAAAATAGCTGGATATTCAATACCAGTATTGACAATCTTAGCTATAGTTTTACTATGCTTATTTATTGTATGGTTTAGAAAAACTAAATTGGGACAAGATATGAGAGCTATAGGGCAAGATATAGAGGTATCAAAGGCATCAGGAATAGCAACAGATAGAACAAGAATACTAGCAATAGTTATATCTACTGTTCTAGCTGCAATAGGACAAATTATCTTCTTACAAAATATAGGAACAATGAATACATATAACAGCCATGAGCAAATAGGAATGTTTGCAATAGCAGCTCTTTTAATAGGAGGAGCAACTGTTTCAAAAGCTAGTATTCCAAACGCTTTAAGTGGGGTTATACTTTTCCATACAATGTTCGTATTAGCTCCAAGAGCTGGAAAAGAACTTATTGGATCAGCACAAATTGGAGAGTACTTTAGAGTATTTATCTCTTATGGAATTATAGCTTTAGTTCTTATTCTACACCAATGGAAGAGAGAAAAAGAGAAGGAAGAGGAGAGAAGAAGAATTCTAGAGGCTCAAACTGCTAAAAAGGAGGGGAATAATCAATGA
- a CDS encoding DUF6672 family protein, producing MKIIRNWVCLIIVLIGIAVALFITGKQHSVFLDNKKENGYSLIEVSYSIDGSKFKKLKPKKKAMVNVKGSTHKINLKFKDTTVNETVLEKEFKISPLDNVEISIPALLNDDTNWIEKTEQR from the coding sequence ATGAAAATTATAAGAAATTGGGTTTGTTTAATTATTGTCTTAATTGGAATAGCAGTAGCACTTTTTATTACAGGAAAACAACATAGTGTATTTCTTGATAATAAAAAAGAAAATGGTTATTCATTAATAGAAGTATCATATTCTATAGATGGTTCTAAGTTTAAAAAATTGAAACCAAAGAAAAAAGCTATGGTTAATGTAAAGGGATCAACACATAAAATTAATTTGAAATTTAAAGATACAACAGTAAATGAAACTGTTCTTGAGAAAGAATTTAAAATCTCTCCATTAGATAATGTAGAAATCTCTATTCCTGCTCTATTAAATGATGATACAAATTGGATAGAAAAAACTGAACAGAGATAG